The following proteins are co-located in the Longimicrobium sp. genome:
- the tatC gene encoding twin-arginine translocase subunit TatC, translated as MPKFAKTASGEMPFLDHLEELRWRLIWSLLAVVICAVAGWFLVTRLDVLGLLIAPIKPFLHGSKLKYLSPTEPFFITLKLAVSVGLVLASPIVIYQLWAFLSPALLPREKRVIIPALYMGLVLFALGVLMSYEIVLPMTLRFTMGFQTESLEQSIVIGEYLGFVTRLLLAFGGVFELPVVILILSVMGLVTPEFLASKRRHAIALITVLASVLTPGDVITLTLMMMVPLILLYEFSIFLSRLVTRKKVAAAAEPAEA; from the coding sequence ATGCCGAAATTCGCCAAGACCGCCAGCGGCGAGATGCCGTTCCTCGACCACCTCGAGGAGCTGCGCTGGCGGCTGATCTGGAGCCTGCTGGCGGTCGTGATCTGCGCGGTGGCGGGCTGGTTCCTGGTCACCCGGCTGGACGTGCTGGGGCTGCTGATCGCCCCCATCAAGCCGTTCCTGCACGGGAGCAAGCTGAAGTACCTGAGCCCCACCGAGCCGTTCTTCATCACCCTGAAGCTGGCGGTCTCCGTCGGCCTGGTGCTGGCGTCGCCGATCGTGATCTACCAGCTGTGGGCGTTCCTGTCGCCCGCGCTGCTGCCGCGCGAGAAGCGGGTGATCATCCCCGCGCTGTACATGGGGCTGGTGCTGTTCGCGCTGGGCGTGCTGATGAGCTACGAGATCGTGCTGCCGATGACGCTGCGCTTCACCATGGGCTTCCAGACGGAGAGCCTGGAGCAGAGCATCGTCATCGGCGAGTACCTGGGCTTCGTCACCCGCCTCCTGCTGGCGTTCGGCGGCGTGTTCGAGCTCCCCGTGGTGATCCTCATCCTCTCGGTGATGGGGCTGGTGACGCCCGAGTTCCTGGCCAGCAAGCGGCGCCACGCCATCGCCCTGATCACCGTGCTGGCGTCGGTGCTCACCCCGGGCGACGTGATCACGCTGACGCTGATGATGATGGTGCCGCTGATCCTGCTGTACGAGTTCAGCATCTTCCTCTCCCGCCTGGTCACGCGGAAGAAGGTGGCCGCGGCGGCGGAGCCGGCGGAGGCGTGA
- a CDS encoding putative LPS assembly protein LptD: protein MKRRAVPLALTLALAACALLATAARAQVIPGMNRGTRPTPTPRPNQPRPQGDTTRPAATGRPTQSDSTIDALLKLQGYVPIFYNADSAEYRSLDRTLRLRGASRVERAGDVITARDSIVYRDLSDLVAAYGNPQGNPTEGEPITGDVFFYDIASRRANVRGARTKITENATWYVAGDVTSERNERIYANNSTFTSDDRPEPAYHFKADRIMIIRNRILVGRPAYLFFKNVPVMALPFIVQDLEHGRRSGFLIPQFEINDIIRTRGGSGNSRGTGREISNIGYYWAISPYLGLQLAGRWRSQSYTAARGNLEFNFRRRFLNGQIEGERFWEVDGPGRLNLNGGAHWSANERTELALALGFASSTAFERERVVDPFRQTADLSSNFSLTRRLDFGNFSFSAERRQSVGNDDRTFSPRVALNVNPINLLPNVVLTVGFSGSQTQQAFGDALLRRLPSQNTGDFSATGGLQIGNFQISSSGSYSHQSRSALDSLPRSAIDTTVFRTDTTRLAAIPGFGTDRVRFSASTGYQIRLIGSTQLTPSIGFERELVRRDTTGVIPDSMQGAYNTFVAGPPRLNLSVGLNTDLYGFFPGFGNYEAIRHHIHPLVNYRYAPAVQIHDSAQARIQRLVFGPTSARAINQIEVGIDQTFEGKVRAPRPVRGDSARDTANAAGNRAAPQQAQKITLLAINANAIAYQFVGSNQFNERWLTPDLNTTVRTDLLGGFQFTMSHSLFDQRLVPTDSGVALRRGGFSPFLTSFSTSFTLGQNSALFRWLGFARSNEPERATERGQTPDAAGRPPETPIGGANATGNNQQAGGGPWSLALTYSLTRQRRSPADTVPGSFAGGGNSQIGGRLTFQPTRNWAVSWQTQYSTTTGQFAAHTINLKRDLYRWQANFDYNLAPNGNTAFSFSVHLIDLPDLKADYHESNLGVDRPATTPTTLPPP from the coding sequence GTGAAACGGAGAGCAGTTCCCCTGGCGCTCACCCTGGCGCTCGCAGCCTGCGCGCTGCTGGCGACGGCGGCGCGCGCGCAGGTGATCCCGGGGATGAACCGCGGCACCCGGCCCACGCCCACGCCGCGCCCCAACCAGCCGCGCCCGCAGGGCGACACCACGCGCCCGGCGGCCACGGGGCGCCCCACGCAGAGCGACTCGACCATCGACGCGCTGCTGAAGCTGCAGGGCTACGTCCCCATCTTCTACAACGCCGACAGCGCCGAGTACCGCTCGCTCGACCGCACGCTGCGGCTGCGCGGCGCGTCGCGCGTCGAGCGCGCCGGCGACGTGATCACCGCGCGCGACTCCATCGTCTACCGCGACCTCTCCGACCTGGTCGCCGCCTACGGCAATCCCCAGGGGAACCCGACGGAGGGCGAGCCCATCACCGGCGACGTCTTCTTCTACGACATCGCCAGCCGCAGGGCGAACGTGCGGGGCGCGAGGACCAAGATCACCGAGAACGCGACCTGGTACGTCGCCGGCGACGTGACCAGCGAGCGCAACGAGCGCATCTACGCCAACAACAGCACCTTCACCAGCGACGACCGCCCGGAGCCGGCCTACCACTTCAAGGCCGACCGGATCATGATCATCCGCAACCGCATCCTCGTCGGCCGGCCGGCCTATCTCTTCTTCAAGAACGTGCCGGTGATGGCGCTGCCCTTCATCGTGCAGGACCTGGAGCACGGGCGGCGGAGCGGGTTCCTGATCCCCCAGTTCGAGATCAACGACATCATCCGCACGCGCGGCGGGAGCGGGAACAGCCGGGGGACGGGGCGGGAGATCAGCAACATCGGCTACTACTGGGCGATCAGCCCGTACCTGGGCCTGCAGCTGGCGGGACGGTGGCGGAGCCAGAGCTACACGGCGGCGCGCGGGAACCTGGAGTTCAACTTCCGCCGGCGCTTCCTGAACGGGCAGATCGAGGGCGAGCGCTTCTGGGAGGTGGACGGCCCCGGGCGGCTGAACCTGAACGGCGGCGCGCACTGGAGCGCCAACGAGCGCACGGAGCTGGCGCTGGCGCTGGGCTTCGCCTCGTCGACGGCGTTCGAGCGCGAGCGCGTGGTGGACCCGTTCCGGCAGACGGCGGACCTGTCGAGCAACTTCTCGCTGACGCGGCGGCTGGACTTCGGCAACTTCTCCTTCTCGGCCGAGCGGCGGCAGAGCGTGGGGAACGACGACCGCACCTTCAGCCCGCGGGTGGCGCTGAACGTGAACCCCATCAACCTGCTCCCCAACGTGGTGCTGACGGTGGGGTTCAGCGGCAGCCAGACGCAGCAGGCCTTCGGCGACGCGCTGCTGCGGCGCCTCCCCTCGCAGAACACGGGCGACTTCTCGGCCACGGGCGGGCTGCAGATCGGCAACTTCCAGATCTCCAGCTCGGGATCGTACTCGCACCAGTCGCGCTCGGCGCTCGACTCGCTTCCGCGCAGCGCCATCGACACCACCGTCTTCCGCACCGACACGACCCGGCTGGCGGCGATCCCCGGGTTCGGCACCGACCGCGTCCGCTTCAGCGCGTCGACCGGGTACCAGATCCGGCTGATCGGGAGCACGCAGCTGACGCCCAGCATCGGCTTCGAGCGCGAGCTGGTGCGGCGCGACACCACCGGCGTGATCCCCGACTCGATGCAGGGGGCGTACAACACCTTCGTGGCCGGGCCGCCGCGGCTGAACCTGAGCGTGGGGCTGAACACCGACCTGTACGGCTTCTTCCCCGGCTTCGGCAACTACGAGGCGATCCGGCACCACATCCACCCGCTGGTCAACTACCGCTACGCGCCGGCGGTGCAGATCCACGACAGCGCGCAGGCGCGCATCCAGCGCCTGGTGTTCGGCCCCACCTCGGCGCGGGCCATCAACCAGATCGAGGTGGGGATCGACCAGACGTTCGAGGGCAAGGTGCGCGCCCCCCGCCCCGTGCGCGGCGACTCGGCGCGCGACACGGCCAACGCGGCGGGGAACCGCGCGGCGCCGCAGCAGGCGCAGAAGATCACGCTGCTGGCCATCAACGCCAACGCCATCGCCTACCAGTTCGTGGGGAGCAACCAGTTCAACGAGCGGTGGCTGACGCCGGACCTGAACACCACGGTGCGCACGGACCTGCTGGGCGGCTTCCAGTTCACCATGTCGCACTCGCTGTTCGACCAGCGGCTGGTGCCGACGGACAGTGGCGTGGCGCTGCGGCGCGGCGGCTTCTCGCCCTTCCTGACCTCGTTCAGCACCAGCTTCACGCTGGGGCAGAACTCGGCGCTCTTCCGCTGGCTGGGCTTCGCGCGCTCGAACGAGCCGGAGAGGGCGACTGAGCGCGGCCAGACGCCCGACGCCGCCGGCCGGCCGCCGGAGACGCCGATCGGCGGCGCGAACGCCACGGGGAACAACCAGCAGGCGGGGGGCGGCCCCTGGTCGCTGGCGCTGACCTACTCGCTGACGCGGCAGCGCCGCAGCCCGGCCGACACGGTGCCGGGGAGCTTCGCGGGCGGGGGGAACTCGCAGATCGGCGGGCGGCTGACCTTCCAGCCCACGCGCAACTGGGCGGTGAGCTGGCAGACGCAGTACTCGACCACCACGGGGCAGTTCGCGGCGCACACCATCAACCTGAAGCGCGACCTGTACCGCTGGCAGGCGAACTTCGACTACAACCTGGCGCCGAACGGCAACACGGCGTTCTCGTTCTCGGTGCACCTGATCGACCTTCCGGACCTGAAGGCCGACTACCACGAGAGCAACCTGGGCGTCGACCGCCCCGCCACCACCCCTACGACGCTTCCGCCGCCGTAA
- a CDS encoding lipase maturation factor family protein, with the protein MRFGAFIPAPSDAAPGYLWPRWIFLRALGAIFFSAFYSLAFQLHGLIGPQGILPAGDYLRQVANILGAGKGLWYAPTLFWLGSGSAALTLVVAAGIVSSLLLVANVWPRATVAVSTLLFLSCVAALQDFSSYQSDGMLLEAGFISFFFAPRGIRPGLGAADPPSPFSLFMLRWEWFRIYFESGIVKLASGDPHWRGLTAMDEYYQNGPLPTWIGWYVQHLPHWYHAGTVIFTLLVELVLVWAVFAPRRLRIACCFVVTALQIGIIATANYAFLNYLVLTLGVLLLDDRALARLGFPLPKTGDDEPARRPVWRRVETAVLGVALYATAMAFLLPFAGGSGVLGAPVRLLAPFRIANAYGLFAVMTPARYEIEFQGSRDGRTWIAYPFRYKPQNPARAPGIYAPYQPRFEWNLWFASLGPWRQSEWVVSAQQRLLEGSPSVLRLFRRDPFEGKPPAMVRTVLRQYWFTDRETQRHTGMWWRRRDLGPFTGVLRRDASGGFILESVPTPLPPLNVTVPGGS; encoded by the coding sequence ATGCGATTCGGCGCCTTCATCCCCGCCCCCTCCGACGCCGCGCCCGGGTACCTGTGGCCGCGGTGGATCTTCCTGCGTGCGCTGGGGGCGATCTTCTTCTCCGCCTTCTACTCCCTCGCCTTCCAGCTCCACGGACTGATCGGCCCGCAGGGGATCCTTCCCGCCGGCGACTACCTGCGCCAGGTGGCGAACATCCTCGGCGCCGGGAAGGGCCTCTGGTACGCGCCGACGCTCTTCTGGCTCGGCTCGGGGAGTGCCGCGCTCACCCTCGTCGTCGCGGCGGGGATCGTGTCGTCGCTGCTGCTCGTGGCCAACGTGTGGCCGCGCGCCACCGTCGCGGTCTCCACGCTGCTGTTCCTGTCGTGCGTGGCGGCGCTGCAGGACTTCTCGTCGTACCAGTCCGACGGGATGCTGCTGGAGGCGGGGTTCATCTCCTTCTTCTTCGCCCCGCGCGGCATCCGGCCGGGGCTGGGCGCGGCGGACCCGCCGTCGCCCTTCAGCCTGTTCATGCTGCGGTGGGAGTGGTTCCGCATCTACTTCGAATCCGGCATCGTCAAGCTGGCCAGCGGCGACCCGCACTGGCGCGGCCTCACCGCCATGGACGAGTACTACCAGAACGGCCCGCTCCCCACCTGGATCGGCTGGTACGTGCAGCACCTCCCGCACTGGTACCACGCGGGAACGGTGATCTTCACGCTCCTGGTCGAGCTCGTCCTGGTCTGGGCGGTGTTCGCGCCGCGCCGCCTGCGCATCGCCTGCTGCTTCGTCGTCACCGCGCTGCAGATCGGCATCATCGCCACGGCCAACTACGCCTTCCTCAACTATCTCGTCCTCACCCTCGGCGTCCTCCTGCTCGACGACCGGGCGCTCGCGCGGCTCGGTTTCCCGCTGCCGAAGACGGGGGATGACGAGCCCGCGCGGCGACCTGTCTGGCGGCGCGTGGAGACGGCCGTGCTGGGCGTGGCGCTGTACGCGACGGCGATGGCGTTCCTGCTGCCGTTCGCGGGGGGATCGGGGGTGTTGGGCGCGCCGGTGCGGCTGCTGGCGCCGTTCCGCATCGCCAACGCGTACGGGCTGTTCGCGGTGATGACGCCCGCGCGCTACGAGATCGAGTTCCAGGGAAGCCGCGACGGGCGCACGTGGATCGCGTATCCCTTCCGCTACAAGCCGCAGAACCCGGCCCGCGCGCCGGGGATCTACGCGCCGTACCAGCCGCGGTTCGAGTGGAACCTGTGGTTCGCGTCGCTGGGCCCGTGGCGGCAGTCGGAGTGGGTCGTCTCCGCCCAGCAGCGGCTGCTGGAGGGGAGCCCGAGCGTGCTGCGCCTCTTCCGCCGCGATCCGTTCGAGGGAAAGCCGCCGGCGATGGTGCGCACGGTGCTGCGCCAGTACTGGTTCACCGACCGGGAGACGCAGCGGCACACGGGGATGTGGTGGCGCCGCCGCGACCTGGGCCCCTTCACCGGCGTCCTGCGCCGCGACGCGAGCGGCGGCTTCATCCTCGAAAGCGTCCCCACCCCGCTCCCGCCGCTGAACGTGACGGTGCCCGGGGGGAGCTGA
- a CDS encoding SIR2 family protein, producing MSIVNQACQEIARALVQGEAAFFVGAGLSASAGAPLWSDVVSELRKRLNPHTDETTPQLVAQFFRNQHGDHELFLLLRRLLNKGFEPTDVHRLLASLPHRVIVTTNYDDLLERSLKQEGRTVHVICDDREIGLWSEAEDVQVVKIHGNLDQAQSIILSAADYDRFLRRNPALQRKIHDLFSHRTIVFVGYSMRDWNIELIYNTVWHELEQMKRRAFMLTFEQDEHLVREWERRGMCVLRLDPSDRRGKDGAVSDILARIKNHVDQMSRGCDVLIAEDHEESVLTFEMLLEHAFPGIRIEVARDGYEASMRIGKLNPRLLWVDLLIPRVDGIELIRLVRSHPEFDKIKIIVVTAMANEETRKRMLDLGADAFLGKPIEFSAVIAEVSRLLNHEPVAFGSVPAKT from the coding sequence ATGTCGATTGTGAACCAGGCTTGTCAGGAAATCGCCCGCGCACTCGTACAGGGTGAAGCCGCGTTCTTCGTGGGTGCCGGACTTTCGGCGAGTGCGGGGGCGCCGCTCTGGAGCGACGTTGTCTCCGAGCTTCGCAAGCGGCTCAATCCGCATACGGACGAGACGACACCGCAACTGGTTGCGCAGTTCTTCCGGAACCAGCACGGAGATCATGAGCTCTTTCTCCTTCTTCGCCGTCTGCTGAACAAGGGGTTCGAACCGACGGACGTGCACAGGCTCCTCGCATCGTTGCCTCATCGCGTCATCGTGACGACGAATTACGACGACCTGCTGGAGCGGTCGCTGAAACAGGAGGGAAGAACGGTCCACGTGATCTGTGATGATCGCGAGATCGGACTCTGGAGCGAGGCCGAGGACGTCCAGGTCGTAAAGATCCATGGCAACCTGGACCAGGCGCAGTCGATCATCCTGAGCGCTGCGGACTACGACCGGTTCCTGCGCCGCAATCCTGCGCTACAGAGGAAAATCCATGACCTGTTCAGCCACCGTACGATCGTTTTCGTCGGCTACAGCATGCGGGATTGGAACATCGAACTGATCTACAACACGGTCTGGCATGAATTGGAGCAGATGAAGCGCCGTGCGTTCATGCTTACGTTCGAGCAGGATGAGCACCTCGTCCGCGAATGGGAGCGGAGGGGAATGTGCGTCCTGCGTCTCGATCCCTCCGACCGGAGAGGAAAGGACGGGGCGGTTTCAGACATCCTGGCCAGAATCAAGAATCACGTCGACCAGATGAGCCGTGGATGCGACGTGCTGATCGCTGAGGATCACGAAGAAAGTGTATTGACTTTCGAGATGCTCCTCGAGCATGCGTTTCCGGGAATACGTATCGAGGTTGCCAGAGATGGCTACGAAGCTTCGATGCGAATCGGCAAGCTCAACCCGCGCCTCCTGTGGGTCGATCTCCTGATTCCGCGCGTGGATGGAATCGAGTTGATCCGGCTGGTGAGATCCCATCCCGAATTCGACAAGATCAAGATCATCGTGGTAACCGCGATGGCGAATGAAGAAACGAGGAAGCGGATGCTCGATCTCGGAGCGGATGCGTTCCTGGGCAAACCGATCGAGTTTTCCGCCGTCATCGCCGAGGTGTCGCGTCTGCTGAACCACGAGCCGGTCGCGTTCGGTTCCGTCCCGGCGAAGACCTGA
- a CDS encoding VOC family protein produces the protein MVRTFGLTHLALAVADLDRSARFYRELFGMVEVYRGDAFVQLQTPGSRDVLVLERDPDRAGPGGGVIHFGFRLMDPDDIAAAANAVERAGGKIREQGEFCLGEPYLFALDPDGYEVEIWYELPTSADPPLSRLPDLLADAKRGLEPWEPIPRDAWPRIAAACGAAERAEIAARIAELRRELETVEAWDGDTRDDIWRTIHFFEELLRLSGGDR, from the coding sequence ATGGTGCGAACGTTCGGGCTGACGCATCTCGCGCTCGCGGTGGCGGACCTGGATCGGTCGGCGCGGTTCTATCGCGAGCTGTTCGGGATGGTGGAGGTGTATCGCGGAGACGCGTTCGTGCAGCTGCAGACCCCGGGCAGCCGCGACGTGCTCGTGCTCGAACGCGACCCGGACCGCGCCGGCCCCGGCGGCGGCGTGATCCACTTCGGCTTCCGCTTGATGGATCCGGATGACATCGCCGCCGCGGCGAACGCCGTCGAGCGCGCGGGCGGGAAGATCCGCGAGCAGGGCGAGTTCTGCCTGGGCGAGCCGTACCTCTTCGCGCTCGATCCCGACGGCTACGAAGTCGAGATCTGGTACGAGCTTCCAACCTCCGCCGATCCCCCATTGAGCCGATTGCCGGATCTTCTCGCTGACGCCAAGCGCGGGCTGGAGCCGTGGGAGCCGATCCCGCGCGACGCCTGGCCGCGCATCGCCGCGGCGTGCGGGGCGGCGGAGCGGGCGGAGATCGCCGCGCGCATCGCCGAGCTGCGCCGGGAGCTGGAGACGGTGGAGGCGTGGGACGGCGACACGCGCGACGACATCTGGCGCACCATCCACTTCTTCGAAGAGCTGCTGCGGCTCTCGGGCGGCGATCGATGA
- a CDS encoding GNAT family N-acetyltransferase has protein sequence MQTNGANGTPGDLALMRLHVDALFTHDAAGRMLRVNEPGGADAPRIFVGRTAQGSVLRLRHDVGDALARELAAVHAAERTGDERLDPPHGAPPYEALLAPAARTEAGPAYRFPREMAVPVDAVRITAENAELLRPHLHEWADGIELAQPALAMLVDGRAVAVCASVRITPAAHEAGVETAPDFRRRGHAARVVAAWAAAVREMGSIPLYSTSWRNAASQAVARKLGLVRYGTDLHIT, from the coding sequence GTGCAGACGAACGGCGCGAATGGCACGCCGGGCGATCTCGCGCTGATGCGGCTGCACGTGGACGCGCTGTTCACGCACGACGCCGCGGGGCGGATGCTGCGCGTGAACGAGCCGGGCGGCGCCGACGCCCCGCGCATCTTCGTCGGCCGGACGGCGCAGGGGAGCGTGCTGCGGCTCCGCCACGACGTCGGCGATGCGCTTGCGCGGGAGCTCGCCGCCGTGCATGCGGCCGAGCGTACGGGCGACGAGCGCCTGGATCCGCCGCACGGCGCGCCGCCGTACGAGGCGCTGCTCGCGCCGGCCGCGCGCACCGAGGCCGGGCCGGCGTACCGCTTCCCGCGCGAGATGGCGGTGCCCGTGGACGCCGTCCGCATCACCGCGGAGAACGCGGAGCTGCTGCGGCCGCACCTGCACGAGTGGGCCGACGGGATCGAGCTCGCGCAGCCCGCGCTGGCGATGCTCGTGGACGGGCGGGCGGTGGCCGTGTGCGCCAGCGTCCGCATCACCCCGGCGGCGCACGAGGCGGGGGTGGAGACCGCGCCCGATTTCCGCCGCCGCGGCCATGCGGCGCGGGTCGTGGCCGCGTGGGCCGCCGCGGTGCGGGAGATGGGCTCCATCCCGCTGTACAGCACGTCGTGGCGGAACGCCGCGTCGCAGGCCGTCGCGCGCAAGCTGGGGCTGGTGCGCTACGGCACCGACCTGCACATCACCTGA
- a CDS encoding alpha/beta hydrolase-fold protein, with product MTDRSVAQEAVLPHETFTMLSAVLGEVRRINVWLPEVYDPAGDAGFAVLYMPDGGVEEDFPHVVATVDSAIRAREMRPVLVVGIENTERRRDMTGPTRVHGDSAIAPRVGGSAAFRRFIADELIPEIERRYNVTGERAIIGESLAGLFIVETFLERPELFGTCIALSPSLWWNGEELTRTAADRLRAHPDLHAALYLSSAGDDVGAEAARLADVLRANAPAGLRWAYRPRPDLEHATIYRAEAPRVLREWLPPYVAASSSRPPED from the coding sequence ATGACGGATCGCTCAGTCGCGCAGGAGGCGGTGCTGCCACACGAGACGTTCACGATGCTGTCGGCCGTGCTGGGTGAGGTGCGCCGGATCAACGTGTGGCTGCCGGAGGTCTACGATCCGGCGGGCGATGCGGGGTTTGCGGTGCTCTACATGCCCGACGGCGGAGTGGAGGAGGATTTCCCGCACGTGGTGGCCACAGTCGACTCCGCCATTCGCGCGCGAGAGATGCGGCCCGTGCTGGTGGTGGGGATCGAGAACACCGAGCGGCGGCGCGACATGACCGGCCCGACGCGCGTCCACGGCGACAGCGCCATCGCGCCGCGCGTGGGCGGCTCCGCCGCGTTCCGCCGCTTCATCGCCGACGAGCTGATCCCGGAGATCGAGCGGCGCTACAACGTCACCGGCGAGCGGGCCATCATCGGCGAGTCGCTCGCGGGGCTGTTCATCGTGGAAACCTTCCTCGAGCGGCCGGAGCTGTTCGGCACCTGCATCGCGCTGAGCCCCAGCCTGTGGTGGAACGGCGAGGAGCTGACGCGCACCGCCGCCGATCGCCTGCGCGCGCATCCCGATCTCCACGCCGCGCTGTACCTCTCGTCCGCCGGCGACGACGTGGGGGCCGAGGCCGCGCGCCTGGCGGACGTGCTCCGCGCGAACGCGCCGGCCGGGCTGCGCTGGGCGTACCGGCCGCGCCCCGACCTCGAGCACGCCACCATCTACCGCGCCGAGGCGCCGCGCGTGCTGCGCGAGTGGCTCCCGCCGTACGTCGCCGCATCATCGTCGCGCCCGCCGGAGGATTGA
- a CDS encoding serine hydrolase, producing MTPSLAAARPRIIATAAAIAATLIAISAPKETSAQAWPGERWAAATPQSVGLNAAVLDSIDAEIRSGRYGNVDRFLVIRRGRLAFDRRYEHDYDSIYGDSARRAVTLRTHDRSGPYNYFNAWWHPWYRRGNLHTLQSVTKTVTSIVIGTAVARGEFPSLDTPVLSFFDSGTVANVDERKRRMTIRHLLTMTAGIDWDENRPYGDTANTAIGLERSYDWIRYTIDRPMMEEPGTRFNYNSGASELLAHVFHRATGVDVEEYAARYLFAPLGIRDWYWKRTPAGVPDTEGGLYLAADDLARLWYLFLRDGSWNGRQVVTREWVRQSVLPAVAVGNRPGGARYGLKWWLYPNPTDSTRVMWAGSGFGGQFPVAIPEEDLIVVVNQWNILPGRPGLPLGRVMSRILSTIDRRR from the coding sequence ATGACACCGTCCCTCGCCGCCGCACGCCCGCGCATCATCGCTACCGCCGCAGCCATCGCCGCGACCTTGATTGCCATCTCCGCACCGAAGGAGACGAGCGCGCAGGCGTGGCCCGGCGAGCGGTGGGCGGCGGCGACGCCGCAGTCCGTCGGGCTGAACGCGGCGGTGCTGGACAGCATCGACGCGGAGATCCGGTCGGGGCGATACGGCAACGTGGACCGCTTCCTGGTGATCCGGCGCGGCAGGCTGGCGTTCGACCGGCGCTACGAGCACGACTACGACAGCATCTACGGCGACTCCGCGCGGCGGGCGGTGACGCTGCGCACGCACGACCGGTCGGGGCCCTACAACTACTTCAACGCGTGGTGGCATCCCTGGTACCGCCGCGGCAACCTGCACACGCTGCAGTCGGTTACGAAGACGGTGACGTCGATCGTGATCGGCACCGCCGTCGCGCGCGGCGAGTTCCCGTCGCTCGACACGCCGGTGCTGTCGTTCTTCGATTCGGGGACGGTCGCCAACGTGGACGAGCGCAAGCGGCGGATGACCATCCGCCACCTGCTGACCATGACCGCCGGAATCGACTGGGACGAGAACCGCCCCTACGGCGACACCGCCAACACCGCCATCGGGCTGGAGCGCAGCTACGACTGGATCCGGTACACCATCGACCGGCCGATGATGGAGGAGCCGGGGACGCGCTTCAACTACAACAGCGGCGCCAGCGAGCTCCTGGCGCACGTGTTCCACCGGGCGACGGGCGTGGACGTGGAGGAGTACGCGGCGCGCTATCTCTTCGCCCCGCTCGGTATCCGCGACTGGTACTGGAAGCGCACGCCGGCCGGCGTCCCCGACACCGAGGGCGGGCTCTACCTGGCCGCGGACGACCTGGCGCGGCTCTGGTACCTGTTCCTGCGCGATGGCTCGTGGAACGGCCGGCAGGTGGTGACTCGCGAGTGGGTGCGGCAGTCGGTGTTGCCCGCGGTGGCGGTCGGCAACCGGCCGGGCGGCGCGCGCTACGGGCTCAAGTGGTGGCTCTATCCCAATCCCACCGACAGCACGCGGGTGATGTGGGCCGGCTCCGGGTTCGGCGGCCAGTTCCCCGTCGCCATCCCCGAAGAGGACCTGATCGTCGTCGTCAACCAGTGGAACATCCTTCCCGGCCGCCCGGGCCTCCCGCTGGGCCGGGTGATGAGCCGCATCCTGAGCACGATCGACCGGCGCCGATGA